In Pseudophryne corroboree isolate aPseCor3 chromosome 3, aPseCor3.hap2, whole genome shotgun sequence, a genomic segment contains:
- the LOC135057149 gene encoding uncharacterized protein LOC135057149: MICRYKRLTTDHLQPQDCRQLLEVAKSDFMNCIKKADICERLSAKDKVCILHYLEALLILKHLQRPGVVANMTVEEWHERVHHTFTSEGVSEIRVVVGVKQHKTATHQVATFALTEEEEKWFKTFFDVVRPLLVKGDQPQKTFFISTKGEQIYNVTNDLRQLHEKYKLLNITSQMVRRTCETWTLAEYSDVQKSLFTKYLAHTNLTADRHYREKTLHNICLGSKLVTQLGSMSKPMEAQESTSRDGLQDSDSIESHKRNYFQNLLKEFPVNIKQSRPKKVDCKRISPLYWHHCRKEWTAKRNKKRVKHIIRAFPARRPKTVQLKKYIREKKWKCSELEIKQIAEAWKPRKLQNWKDCKALEEHIRLQNWKGLKTTTDIESGIKKVMTERAFLKGEAICDFHGEQISAKKGRKMQENKNCHDLFFYKDTEGKSWCINPSCTCHTRTYSKLMWKSSTEFNVIPIYKNTFGILMLAAKNIPANQELTYYVAK, translated from the exons ATGATCTGCAGGTACAAAAGATTGACAACAGACCACTTGCAGCCACAGGATTGTCGTCAGCTGCTAGAAGTGGCAAAATCAGATTTTATGAATTGCATCAAGAAGGCTGATATTTGTGAAAGACTGTCGGCCAAAGATAAGGTGTGCATTTTGCATTATCTCGAGGCTTTGCTAATCCTAAAGCACCTCCAAAGACCTGGAGTGGTTGCCAATATGACT GTTGAGGAATGGCATGAGAGGGTTCATCACACCTTCACATCAGAGGGTGTATCCGAAATCCGTGTTGTTGTGGGAGTTAAACAACACAAAACGGCAACCCATCAAGTGGCGACATTTGCTCTCACAGAAGAAGAAGAAAAG TGGTTCAAAACTTTTTTTGATGTGGTGCGACCTTTATTAGTAAAGGGAGATCAGCCTCagaaaacattttttatttcaaCAAAGGGAGAACAAATTTATAATGTTACTAATGATCTTCGCCAGTTACATGAAAA GTATAAGCTGCTAAATATTACAAGCCAGATGGTTCGGCGTACATGTGAAACTTGGACATTGGCAGAGTACTCAGATGTTCAGAAGAGTCTCTTCACCAAGTACCTGGCACATACCAATTTGACAGCAGATCGACATTATAGGGAAAAGACATTACACAATATATGTCTTGGCTCAAAACTGGTCACCCAGCTTGGATCTATGTCTAAACCTATGGAGGCACAAGAAAGCACTTCAAG GGATGGACTACAGGACAGTGACTCCATAGAGTCACATAAGAGAAATTACTTCCAGAACCTGCTAAAAGAGTTCCCTGTAAACATAAAACAATCGAGACCAAAGAAAGTTGACTGCAAACGTATATCGCCATTGTATTGGCATCACTGTAGAAAAGAATGGACAGCTAAGCGTAACAAGAAAAGAGTGAAGCATATAATCA GGGCATTCCCAGCAAGGCGCCCAAAAACTGTCCAGTTGAAAAAGTACATAAGAGAAAAGAAATGGAAATGTAGTGAATTAGAGATTAAACAGATAGCTGAGGCATGGAAGCCTAGGAAGTTACAGAACTGGAAAGACTGCAAGGCTCTGGAAGAACACATCcgcttgcaaaattggaaagggctgAAAACTACCACAGATATAGAAAGCGGTATAAAGAAAGTAATGACAGAGAGGGCTTTCCTTAAAGGGGAAGCAATATGTGACTTCCATGGAGAACAGATAAGTGCCAAAAAAGGCAGAAAAATGCAAGAAAATAAAAACTGTCATGACCTCTTTTTTTATAAGGATACAGAAGGCAAGTCATGGTGTATCAATCCATCCTGTACATGCCACACTCGGACATATTCCAAATTAATGTGGAAATCCAGTACAGAATTTAATGTGATTCCAATATACAAAAATACATTTGGCATTCTCATGCTAGCTGCAaaaaacataccagccaatcaggagTTAACATATTATGTTGCAAAATAA